The Desulfuromonas acetexigens genomic sequence GGCGGCACAGATTCGTTCCGGCAGCAGGACGGAATCGCTCCAGTCGCCCCGCCGACAGGCGTCGAGATAGGCTCCGCGCCAGCGCAAAAAGGCGCGGTGGTCCTCGCTCAAGGGATAGCTCGCAAGATCGGCGCCGTACTCCACCAGCAGCCGGTGCGCTTCCTGGGCGCGGCGGGCGCTGGCCGGCACCTGCAGCAGGGCGAGTTCCGAACCGGCGACCTCGGCCTCGATCACCCGCTCCCAGAGATAGAGGGACGCGCCTTCCGACAGCAGCCCGGCATCCTCGTCCAGCTCCCCGGCGCAACGCAGCAGCCAGGTATCGAGGCCGTAGATTTTCGGCGTCCCCCAGACCTCTCGTCCGGAGTCCGACATCCAGTGGTCGAAGCGCTCACGCAGGGCGCGGGCGAGGCGCTTGTTGACGGTCAGAACCAGCGCCCCCTGCGCCAGGGCACGCCCCAATATTTCAAAAGATGCTGACGGTTCGGTCATCGCGGCCCTCTCTCCAGGAAATGCTCTGCAGCATACCCCGGTGAAGGACGAGGGCCAAGGAGAAATGACGGAAGCCGGAGGGGAGGATTCAGCGAGAGGAGGATTCGTCCATCGGGGCGAACTTCTCCACCAGCCACTTGATCAGCAGCAGCAGAATCGGCGTCCCATGCATGAACAGGTCGAAGATGTCGAGAGGACGGGTCAAGGTGCCTTGAAAGAGCATCCGGATCTTTTCGAAGAGGTGCGGTTCCGGCACAAAGGGAGAGAGGCCGAGAATGACGGCCAGGATCGCGAGGGTGGAATAAGGCATTTGGGCGAGCAGACGACGCATGATAAATCCTGGGGATTTGGGGGCTGATAAAAACCCCCGAGCGGAGGAGCCAGGCCGGGCCGCTCGGGGGTATCTCTTTAGCTCTTTGTTACAGCACCTTCGCTACACGAGGCTGAGGGCGACGCCGCAGATGGGCGTTTTTCCTCAGCCTCACTTCTTTAGTGTTTGCCCGGCGCCAGCGGCACATTCCGCCGTTCCCAAGCGATATAGGCTTCGAGGGCGAGCATCTCCGGGGTGTCGAAACCGAGATCGACCCCTTCCAGCGGATTGCGGATGCACCAGTTGATCATGTGCCGCAGCTCGGCGACCTTGCCGATCTGTTTCTGGAATTTCGGGTAGGTTTCGGGATGGGTGTTGGCGGCGTTGGGGTGGCACTGGGCGCAGGCCACGCCGTTGCTCCCCAGATCGGCGCTCACCCACAGATTCCTTCCCGTCTCCACCACCGACTGGTACTCCCCTTCCCAGCGTTTCAGGTCGGCCTCGGTGAATTCGTCGGCCAGGGCGGGAAGAGCCGCGCCACACAGCAGCAGCCCCAGGATGAGGGCGGTCAGCTTCACAGCTTTCATTATCGCGTCTCCTTCTATTTATCAGTAGTGGGTTTGAGCCGGAATCCGTGTGTCCTCGGCCTGATAGGTCACATCCTCGGGGCGGCCGGTTTTCGGGTTATAGCGGACCGTGCGCGTGGCGTTGTTGTAAAGGGTGAAGGTCATATCCACGTTCCCCGAATTCATGTTGATGAACTGCCAGCCGGTGGCGTCCCGCTCGAAGAAAGGATCGGCCCTATTCATCGGTACCGTCATCTTCGGCAGCAGGCTCTCGGCCTGGGCGTAGCTCTGGGGATAGGGCCAGGGCCAGGCGGTGGCCATCACCGCGTTGAAGCTGATGTTGCCGATCTGGTTGTACTGAATCTGATGCACATGGCCGTAGATAACGTTGACCTTGTCGAAGGGCTTGAGCAGCGCCTGGATCTCTTCGGCATCCTCGGTCCAGAAGTTCCAACCTTTGTAGATCTTCTGCAGGGGGGAATGGGAGAGAACCACCAGCGGCGTCTTTTTATCGACCTTGTCGAGATCGTCTTTCAGCCACTTGCGCTGAACCTCACCAACCATGAAAGGGGAGCCGTTGGGGTTGTCGAGCCCGGCCATCTCCAGCATGCGCTGCTCGGCGGTCGGCCAGCGGTTGTAGGTCCAGTCGTCGTAGGTGCGCACGCTGTTGAGAACGATGAAGTGCACCCCCTTGTGATCGAAGCTGTAATACTGGGGACCAAAGAGTTTTTCCCAGTATTCGCCCATGTCGAGGTAGTAGTCGTGCTCGCCCATGACGTAGTGGGTCTTGTAGCGCAGGGCCGACATGATCTCGGCGCCGTGGTCGAGTTCGGGCTTGGTGCCGAGTTGGGCAAGGTCGCCGCCGAAGAGAACGAAGTCGGGCTTGGGATTGAGCAGATTGGTTTCAGCGACGGCGCGGATCAGGCCGCGATCCCAGTTGCGCACGAACTTGTTGCCGGAGATGTGCTGAATATGGGCATCGGAAATATAGGCGAAGGTGAAGTTCTGACTGCTGTCGGCGAAGGCCAGCTCGACCAAGTTGATCGGCAGACTGGCGGCCAGGGCCAGGGCGCCGGCCCCCTTGAGAAAGTCGCGACGATGAATGGCTTTGTTCATGGGGATCTCCTCTTAGTTCCGCTCGGCCGAAGCCGTCTGGACAAATTGGGGGCTGGTCAGGGTTTCCATGAAGGCCACCAGGTCATCGATCTGCTGCTCACTGAGATTCAACGGGCGGATGCCACCGCTGAGGAAAGCGTTGACCTGCTCTCCTTCCTTGCTGAAGCCGCCATTGTTGTAATGAACGACCACGTCGCGCAGGGTCGCCAAGCTGCCGTCGTGCATGTAGGGGGCGGTCAGGGCGATGTTGCGCAGGGTCGAGGTTTTGAAGGCGCCCATGTCGTCGAACTGATCCGTTATGGCGAAACGCCCCAACTCCGAGGTCTTGCTGTCGGTGAGCACGGCGACGTCCACATCGATCCCTTCGGCCTTGGCCTTGAGAAAGGCGCCGGCCAGTTCGGGAACTTCCTGCTGGATGTTGTTGATGCCGACACCGATGTTGTGGAAGCGGTTGTCGGTGAAGAGGGCCTGGGTCTGTTCGATAACGTGGCAGGAAACGCAGCGCCCCTGGCCGATGAAGACCTCAAAGCCGCGCTTGGCGGCGGTACTCATGCCGCGGCCGTCCCCGGCGAAATACCAGCGGTCGAAGGGGGTATCGCCGGCGACGATGGTCCGCTCGAAGGCGGCGATGGCCTGAATGACCTCGGTCAGGGTGATCTGCTCACCGCTCTTGCCGAAAACCTGCTGAAAGGCCGCGACGTACTCGGGATCGTTGCGCACGATGGCCAGAATCGGCTCATGGTTCGCCAACCCCATTTCCACGGGATTGACGAAGGGATGAATGGACTGGTCTTCCAGGTCCGGAGAGCGTCCGTCCCAGAAGAGGGTGGTGTAATAAGCCGAGTTGATGACCGTCGGCGCGTTGCGGGTGCCGGTCAACTTCTCGATCCCCTCGGAAACCTTGAGGGGGCTGTCGGTAAAGGCCTTCTGCACATCGTGGCAGGTGGCGCAACTCACCTCGCCGGTAGAACTGAAGCGTTGGTCGTGAAAGAGCTTGTCGCCAAGGGCGATCTTTTCCGGGGTCTGGGGATTGTTTTCCGGCACCGGCACCGGCGGCAGCCCGAGCAGGGCCTGCTCCGCCCGGGTCAGCCCCGGCGCCAGCAGCATCAGGCAGAGCGCCCAACCTAGCAGTCGTCTCATAATCTTTCCTCCTCGCGATGTTATGGACAGGGTTATCGAAAAACCGCTTTTTCCGACGGAACGGGCAAGGTCCAAACGGGTCATTTTCATTCGACGGTGTTGAATTATACCAGAGACTGTCTCGATTCAAGTGCGACCGGAATAATTTCGGTAACACCCTCCCCCGCCCCGACAAACGGCCTCTCCCTGACCCTGGCCAAAAGACCGACATTGTGCCGTCATTTGCCGTAGCGCCTCTTCGACACATCGCGCAGCTTTACCTGAACAGACAATCACATTTTTTGTGAGAAAAAGAATTCATGTTAATTTTACGGCACATTATGAGATTAATCCGACGCATTAATCAGAATATATCGGCAGCAGGTACGGCTTTTGCTCTAGGCCAAACTATTCAATACTCACTATCTACCGTAATTAATATGAACTCAATTTTTAATTAATTATCGGACTTTCCCCCGATTGAAAAAACGGCCAAAATCCGGCACCGTAAAACTCCCACCCAGGAGGAGACAATCATGCTTAAAATCGGCACTTCACCCAAGGAAAGCAAATGGTTTCTCCTGCTCGGAGGGGGCATGCTCATCGGCCTGACGGCAGTGATCGCCGTCTTTACCCTGGGACACAGCCATGTCTACAACACCAGTCGCGAGGTTCCCTGGGGCATTCTCATCTCCAGCTATGTCTTCTTCGCCGTCTCCTGCTCAGGCCTGTGCCTGATCTCCAGCCTCGGGCATGTCTTCGGCATCGAGCAGTTCCACGCCTCGGCCCGCCGGGCAATCATCCTCGCCATCATCATGCTGGTCTGCGGTTTCGGGGTCATCGCCATGGAACTGGAAAAGCCCTTTGCCCTGGTGATCTACGCCGTTCTCAGCCCCAATCTGGAATCGCCCATCTGGTGGATGGGCGCGCTCTACGGCGTCTATTTGGTGGTTTTGGTCATTGAGTTTTACTACTGCATGCAGGCCAACCGCGTCGGCGCTTTTTACACCGGCCTGGTCGGTTTCATTCTCGCCATCGCCGCCCCTTCCAACCTCGGCGGCGTCTTCGGACTCCTTTCCGCCCGCCCCTTCTGGAGCGGCGTCTTCTCCCCCGTCTATCTGGTGGTGACCGCCCTGATCTCGGGCACGGCATTGATGGGCTTGGTGCATTACCTCAAGGTGCGCTGCCGCGATCTCGATTTCTGCGGGCACGACCGCAACTACCTCTTCCTCCTCGGCCGCATCCTCGCCCTGCTTCTCGGCATCCTCATGTTCCTGACCATCTGGCGGTTCATCTCCGGCCTCTACCAGCAGCAGGAAGGGATGTACGAAGCGCTGATGGTACTGCTGAAAGGCCCCTTGGCCTTTAACTTCTGGGTCTTCGAAGTGCTGCTCGGCATGCTCATCCCCTTCGCCATGATCCTCACCCCATCCTTCCGCAGTCCCCTGGGGCTGACGGTGGCAAGCGTGCTCTCGCTGATCGGCATGTTCTTCATGCGTTACGATTTCGTCGTCGCCGGACAACTCGTGCCGGTCCGCGCCGGCACCACCGAAACCCTCGACGGACTGCTGCGGTACACCCCTTCCTTGGCGGAACTCGGCATCATTCTCGGCGGCTTCGCCCTCTGCCTCTTTCTCTACACTCTGGCCGAAAAGGTCTTCGACCTGGAAGTCCGCCACGTCCACCTGCCGGACGGCTCGACGGCGACAAGTTGCCAGGGTGTCGCCATCACCGACGAAGAACTGGGCGCACATACCCACTGAGAAAAGCTCCACGAAATAATACAAGCCGCCCGGCGGTAGAAGGCCGGGCGGCTTGAATTATTCTCGCTAAATCCTTACCACAGCGAAAGATTTACGTCTTGACCGCGAACACCTCCAGCGGTTAGGATGAAAACAAAAGGCAAACCATCCGAAAGGGTGGGACGCAAAGCCACTGGCCTAACTTCCCGGACGACGGTCGCGGAGAACAGGGCGGCAGGGTTGCACTCCTTCGAGTCCTTCCCGCCCTTCCCCCTCCCCGACGACCATTGCTCGCATCCCTGCAAGGGAGGATTTCATGATCAAAGCGCTCGATACCAGCATCCAGGGTCTGAAGGCCATGGAAACCCGCATGGCCGCCTCGGCCAACAATCTCGCCAACGTCAATACCGAAGGATTCAAGAAGGATCGCGTCACCCTGAGCGAAACCGCCCAGGGCGGAATCAGGGCCGAGGTCGCCAAGGTCGACACGCCGGGGGATGTGGTCGAGGATCGGGGAACAACGCGGGAACTCTCCAACGTCGACATGGCCGAGGAGATTGCCGGAACCATCCCGACCAAAGCCGCCTACAGCGCCAACCTGAAGATGATTCAGGCCCAGGACGAACTGACCGGAACCCTGCTCAGCATCAAAAAATAGCCAAAAAGGCGCGCCGAATAGGACGATCTTCCTCTTCAGCGCGCCTTTTTAGCCACCCTTCCCTGCCTTTTTCCTTTTTCCTCAGCAGACCAGCCGAATCGCCCAGACCTCCAGTTTGCCCGTATCCCTTGGCGCCAGATCATAGACGGCCAGGGTCCACTCCCCCTTGGCCTCCTCGCCGACCAGCGTCTCCAGCCCCGGTGCCGCGCTTTTGTCGTAGGTGCCGCGCAGGTTGTCGGCGCTGCCGCCGGAGCGGTTGTGCAGAATTGCCCGCTGTCCCGAAGGGGCGATGAGTTCAACCCGCAGATCGCCGATATAGGGATGGACTATCGACAGGCTGACGACGATCTCTTTAACCTTGCCGGCGGCGTCGATGCGGAGCGGGCTGCGGATGCCGTTGGGGTCGCCGTCGGGGATGGCGATGAGCGGTGCCGTCGCCTGTTCGATCACCGTTTGTGCCGGTTCATAGCCCACTTCGAGATACCAGGCGTTGAGGCGGCCGACATTGCGACGGGAAAGATCGCGGGCGTGCAAGGTCCAATCCCCGGAGATCTCTTCTCCGAACAACTCCTGTAACGCCGCGAACTCCGCCGAACTCCACTCCTGGTGGAGATCGTCCGTTCCGCGACCGGTGCGGTTGTGCAGCAGCACCTTCCTGCCCGAGGGAGCCTCCAGCTCGACCTGCAGATTGCCGATGTAGGGATGGATGATGTCGACCCCGACGGTGACGGCGGTCAGACGGCCGGAGGCGTCAAGACGGATGACGCTGCGTACCCCTTCCGGTTTCTTGTCGGGAATCAGCAAATCGACTACCGCCCGGCCGGAAACGGTTGTGGCCTGGGAGGGCGGTGGTTCACCGACGGAAAAACGGATGACTTCCCCGGCGGCGGAAACGTCCCGCAGAGTGAAACCTGAATCGGCGCCGTCCCAGGCGCGGGACGAGGGGGTGGTGGCGTGGGAGAGGGCGATGCCGGAGATGCCGGCGAAAAGATCCCCCTCGTCCCCGTAATTGCGGTTGAGCTCCAGATCGAGATGGCCGTCCGCCTGCTTCAGTCCGCATTGATAATGCTTGGTCGCCGTTCCCCCCTGCCATTCGTTGGAACCGAGGGTGTCGCAGTGGTAGACGGCCAGGCCGCTGGCCGGAAGATGGGCGTCGAGCCCCAGCCGACTGCGGTTTTCCAGCAGAAAATATTCGTTCGGCTTGTCCGTCTCGAATTTGAAAAGGGTGCCGTACTCGCCGTGCCGGGCCTCGAAGTCGCCACCGCCGTTGAGATTGACGAGGCGGTCATACCAGCCGACCAGATAGCGGTAATAGGCGGTGACCGGCGCCGGGGTGCGGCCGCCGTTGAGATGGTTGCCCGAGCTCATCAGGCAATAGCGACCGATCCCCTGGCTCTTTTCGAAATCGCCATCGCGGGTGCCGTAATCGTAGAGATCGGGGAAACGGCAGAGCTGATGACCGTTTTCGTGGCAGAAGGTGCCGATGCTCAGATCGACGCTCTGGCGGCCGAGGCTGGTGAGCATGTAGAAGTTGGTACGCATGCCGCCGAAGCGCAGTTCAAGATAGCTGTTGTGCGGCCACAGCTCTCCTTCGTAGAGGGTGCGCCCGGCATAAAGAAAGTTGAGGGCGTCGACGATCCCCTCGCGGCGCGAATCGAACTCGGACAGATCGACTCCGTATTCGGAGATGGCCAGTTCCAGGGCTTCGCGCACCAGCAGAGTGGTTTTGTAGTAGTCCCGATTCTGGGAAAGGCGCACCGGACCGATCACCCGGTTGCGGAAATCGAGCTTGCCGCTCGACATCAGGGCGAAATATTCCCGCACCGAGCAGAAATTGCCGTTGCCCCGATAGTTGTCGCCGTTGAGCAGGGCCTCCACCTCAGCGACGGGAATGGTGCTTTGCAGGTCGGGGAAGTCGACCAAGATGGTCAGACCGCGCACCGCCCCCTGGCTGACCCGGCGGCCGGGGAGCAGGCCCTGGGCCATGCCGAAGGTGCGCAGGCGATGGCCGGCTGCGACGTCCTCGGGGGGCATGATGCGGTTGTAGCGCAGATTGAACTTTTCGTTGCGCACCTCCCCGGATTCCTTCAGGTGCCGGCGCAGCCCCGGTGGCGGCTGCTTGCCGATGGGCGCGCCGCTGGAGGCGAAGCGTCCGTCGAGCACCACCGCATAGCAGAAGAGGCCGAGATCGGTATCGTAGACCGCCGTGTAACCCTCAGGAGTTTCATAGCGGGCGTAGAATTCGTCGCCGAAGACCACCAGCGGCACATCGGGGCCGTTGTCCTGGGTCAGTATCAGGGTTTCGCCGAAGATCGCGCTCATGGAGCCTCCCCTCTGAGGTTGGCGGTTAAACGATCATTGGATTCGGTGCCGCAGGATTTCCACCCGAAAAAGCCAGGAAGCCCGGTAGGCATCGAGGCTCATCGGCCGATAGCCATAGAGCCAGGCAACGGCCCCGGTATCGTCATCGATATGCAGGGTCAGCCCCCGCGCGGCGTAAATCCACTGGGTCTTGAAGCCCGGCATACGGGAAATTTCTCGGGCCTCCGGTTCCCCCAACTGCTCGAGAACGGGCCGCTCCGGCGTGAAGGAGTGGATCTGCAACGCCACCGCGCGATCCTCCTCATACCAGACGAAAACCCCATAGGGGGCGGCGGCTGTTGCCGGATAAATCCGGTAGCCGGTGGGAACACCCCCCGGATATCCGCACAGATCCTCTTCGTTCTGGCTGACGCCGAGGGCCGCAGCGACGGCGGCGCGGTCGCAATCCCCGGCAAGGCCCCGCCATAGGGTCAAATCGCCCTTTACCATGCGGCGCAACGGCTCGACACAGGTGGCTTCTTGCGGATCGGATCCATTCCGGTCGTACATAGCGATTTTTCCCTCCGACAACGCCCCGTGAAAACCGTTCTTTTTTCTTTTGCGCTACGATCTCGAACGGTCATCCTCCCGACTCCTCAATCCCCAATCGGCCATCATACTTCCTGGCATGCTCCCTCCCGCAACTCCTCCGCCACCCAGCAGGTCCGGTTCGAGGCGAAGAGATCCCCGGCCGCGAAGTTCTCGGCCTTGCAGCCGCCGTGACAGACGGAAAGCCAAGGGCACGCGCGGCAGACGCCCTTGACGTCATCCAGGCGGATGCTGCGGAAGTAGTTGAGCAGCCGTGAGTTTTCCCAGATCCAGCCGAAACTGTGGGCGCGCAAGTCGTCGCCGTTCAGCCCCCAGAAATAGGTGCAGGGAACGACCCGC encodes the following:
- a CDS encoding M6 family metalloprotease domain-containing protein: MSAIFGETLILTQDNGPDVPLVVFGDEFYARYETPEGYTAVYDTDLGLFCYAVVLDGRFASSGAPIGKQPPPGLRRHLKESGEVRNEKFNLRYNRIMPPEDVAAGHRLRTFGMAQGLLPGRRVSQGAVRGLTILVDFPDLQSTIPVAEVEALLNGDNYRGNGNFCSVREYFALMSSGKLDFRNRVIGPVRLSQNRDYYKTTLLVREALELAISEYGVDLSEFDSRREGIVDALNFLYAGRTLYEGELWPHNSYLELRFGGMRTNFYMLTSLGRQSVDLSIGTFCHENGHQLCRFPDLYDYGTRDGDFEKSQGIGRYCLMSSGNHLNGGRTPAPVTAYYRYLVGWYDRLVNLNGGGDFEARHGEYGTLFKFETDKPNEYFLLENRSRLGLDAHLPASGLAVYHCDTLGSNEWQGGTATKHYQCGLKQADGHLDLELNRNYGDEGDLFAGISGIALSHATTPSSRAWDGADSGFTLRDVSAAGEVIRFSVGEPPPSQATTVSGRAVVDLLIPDKKPEGVRSVIRLDASGRLTAVTVGVDIIHPYIGNLQVELEAPSGRKVLLHNRTGRGTDDLHQEWSSAEFAALQELFGEEISGDWTLHARDLSRRNVGRLNAWYLEVGYEPAQTVIEQATAPLIAIPDGDPNGIRSPLRIDAAGKVKEIVVSLSIVHPYIGDLRVELIAPSGQRAILHNRSGGSADNLRGTYDKSAAPGLETLVGEEAKGEWTLAVYDLAPRDTGKLEVWAIRLVC
- the nrfD gene encoding NrfD/PsrC family molybdoenzyme membrane anchor subunit — its product is MLKIGTSPKESKWFLLLGGGMLIGLTAVIAVFTLGHSHVYNTSREVPWGILISSYVFFAVSCSGLCLISSLGHVFGIEQFHASARRAIILAIIMLVCGFGVIAMELEKPFALVIYAVLSPNLESPIWWMGALYGVYLVVLVIEFYYCMQANRVGAFYTGLVGFILAIAAPSNLGGVFGLLSARPFWSGVFSPVYLVVTALISGTALMGLVHYLKVRCRDLDFCGHDRNYLFLLGRILALLLGILMFLTIWRFISGLYQQQEGMYEALMVLLKGPLAFNFWVFEVLLGMLIPFAMILTPSFRSPLGLTVASVLSLIGMFFMRYDFVVAGQLVPVRAGTTETLDGLLRYTPSLAELGIILGGFALCLFLYTLAEKVFDLEVRHVHLPDGSTATSCQGVAITDEELGAHTH
- a CDS encoding metallophosphoesterase family protein — its product is MNKAIHRRDFLKGAGALALAASLPINLVELAFADSSQNFTFAYISDAHIQHISGNKFVRNWDRGLIRAVAETNLLNPKPDFVLFGGDLAQLGTKPELDHGAEIMSALRYKTHYVMGEHDYYLDMGEYWEKLFGPQYYSFDHKGVHFIVLNSVRTYDDWTYNRWPTAEQRMLEMAGLDNPNGSPFMVGEVQRKWLKDDLDKVDKKTPLVVLSHSPLQKIYKGWNFWTEDAEEIQALLKPFDKVNVIYGHVHQIQYNQIGNISFNAVMATAWPWPYPQSYAQAESLLPKMTVPMNRADPFFERDATGWQFINMNSGNVDMTFTLYNNATRTVRYNPKTGRPEDVTYQAEDTRIPAQTHY
- a CDS encoding cytochrome-c peroxidase, which gives rise to MRRLLGWALCLMLLAPGLTRAEQALLGLPPVPVPENNPQTPEKIALGDKLFHDQRFSSTGEVSCATCHDVQKAFTDSPLKVSEGIEKLTGTRNAPTVINSAYYTTLFWDGRSPDLEDQSIHPFVNPVEMGLANHEPILAIVRNDPEYVAAFQQVFGKSGEQITLTEVIQAIAAFERTIVAGDTPFDRWYFAGDGRGMSTAAKRGFEVFIGQGRCVSCHVIEQTQALFTDNRFHNIGVGINNIQQEVPELAGAFLKAKAEGIDVDVAVLTDSKTSELGRFAITDQFDDMGAFKTSTLRNIALTAPYMHDGSLATLRDVVVHYNNGGFSKEGEQVNAFLSGGIRPLNLSEQQIDDLVAFMETLTSPQFVQTASAERN
- a CDS encoding flagellar basal body rod C-terminal domain-containing protein, which codes for MIKALDTSIQGLKAMETRMAASANNLANVNTEGFKKDRVTLSETAQGGIRAEVAKVDTPGDVVEDRGTTRELSNVDMAEEIAGTIPTKAAYSANLKMIQAQDELTGTLLSIKK